A stretch of the Chloroflexota bacterium genome encodes the following:
- a CDS encoding restriction endonuclease: MAQSDLPFGSEFSPAQIDLPVLLELAHLHAADWKTFEVAVRDRYFAGHNTSDYNKRKLANNTKLSMRAYGLIGEKDATLTETGQALLAIRADEAGLYETFARHILKECQGMNLVQCLLDMQAAGEEVNLNKLRLWLKEHGINVPRGGKHMSTMRLWLEKAGVFVSGYRVDQGRLNDILGLSVEEFEVLATLSAEQQAYLKALANIGGGGPHSSNDIERLAASTYGVSFNEKNLPKQVLYPLRDAQYVTLERGTKEAGRGAKPFLVTATNRLAVDIITPLIEQLEKQIQADLRPLLRKPLKEIREELKSKNRHIRGLALEALAFKLMRLIDLTYVATRLRGEATGGAEVDLIFESARLVFSRWQVQCKNTARVSLDDVAKEVGLTHFLKSNAIVMVSTGEIGSEARRYSNKIMADSNLCIVMLDKIDLAKIESRPAAIVDVFTREAEHAMDLKRLEL, from the coding sequence ATGGCGCAAAGCGACCTTCCATTCGGTAGTGAATTCTCTCCTGCCCAGATAGACCTGCCAGTCCTTCTGGAGCTGGCGCATTTGCATGCGGCCGACTGGAAAACCTTTGAAGTTGCAGTTCGTGACCGGTACTTTGCAGGACACAACACCTCGGACTACAACAAACGCAAACTCGCCAACAACACCAAGTTGTCGATGCGCGCCTATGGCCTCATTGGCGAGAAAGACGCCACGCTCACAGAAACCGGCCAAGCCCTCTTAGCCATCCGAGCCGACGAAGCAGGCCTTTACGAGACGTTCGCTCGTCACATCCTCAAGGAATGTCAAGGCATGAACTTGGTACAGTGTCTCCTTGACATGCAGGCTGCAGGCGAAGAGGTCAACTTAAACAAGCTTCGCCTCTGGCTTAAAGAACACGGCATCAACGTGCCTCGTGGCGGGAAGCACATGAGCACGATGAGACTGTGGTTGGAGAAGGCTGGGGTATTCGTTTCCGGCTACCGAGTCGACCAAGGTCGCCTCAATGATATCCTTGGTCTAAGTGTAGAGGAGTTCGAGGTTCTAGCTACCCTTTCTGCAGAGCAGCAGGCTTACCTAAAGGCACTGGCGAATATCGGAGGAGGCGGTCCTCACTCTTCCAACGATATCGAGCGCCTTGCCGCATCCACTTATGGGGTCAGCTTCAACGAAAAGAATCTGCCCAAACAGGTTCTTTACCCTCTGCGAGATGCTCAATACGTCACGCTGGAACGCGGTACGAAGGAGGCTGGTCGGGGTGCCAAACCGTTCCTTGTCACTGCTACCAACAGGCTTGCGGTTGACATCATCACGCCTCTAATAGAGCAGCTTGAGAAGCAGATTCAAGCAGATCTTCGGCCCTTATTGCGAAAACCCCTAAAGGAAATCCGCGAAGAACTGAAGTCCAAAAACCGTCATATCCGGGGCCTTGCCCTTGAAGCCTTGGCATTCAAGCTAATGCGCCTCATTGATCTCACCTATGTTGCAACGCGTCTTCGTGGGGAAGCAACAGGTGGCGCTGAAGTCGACCTTATATTTGAAAGTGCACGACTTGTCTTTTCGCGCTGGCAGGTACAATGCAAGAACACTGCACGCGTGTCACTCGACGATGTTGCCAAGGAAGTGGGGCTAACGCACTTTCTCAAGAGCAACGCCATAGTAATGGTCTCAACAGGAGAAATAGGTAGCGAGGCCCGCCGGTATTCCAACAAGATTATGGCTGATTCCAACCTTTGTATCGTCATGTTGGACAAGATTGACCTTGCTAAAATTGAGTCACGCCCTGCGGCGATAGTTGATGTGTTTACCCGTGAAGCTGAACACGCAATGGACCTAAAGAGACTCGAACTCTAG